Proteins co-encoded in one Papaver somniferum cultivar HN1 chromosome 5, ASM357369v1, whole genome shotgun sequence genomic window:
- the LOC113278032 gene encoding 1-aminocyclopropane-1-carboxylate synthase 3-like, protein MMKLPHFLSKKATCNSHGQDSSYFLGWQEYEKNPYHETKNPSGIIQMGLAENQLSFDLLESWLEKNPDASSLKRNGESIFRELALFQDYNGLPAFKNAMVDFLAEIRGNKVHFDTRNLVLTAGATSANETLMFCLANPGEAFLLPTPYYPGFDRDLKWRTGVEIVPIHCSSHNGFEITESALKEAYTTAQKRNLKVKGVLITNPSNPLGKTISRAELNRLVTFVEAKEIHLVSDEIYSGTVLESEDFTSVYEVLIERNLQNSSVWGRTHIVYSLSKDLGLPGFRVGAIYSNDEIVVSTATKMSSFGLISSQTQYLLSEMLSDKKFTSQYLTENQKRLKNRHGLLVEGLQNAGIDCLKSNAGLFCWVDMRHLLSSKTFEGEMELWKKIMYQVGLNISPGASCHCSEPGWFRLCFANMSEDTLHLAMDRLKSFVESMNNDKRPVRSSRRRSLTRWVSKLSSSYKTESER, encoded by the exons aTGATGAAACTCCCACACTTTTTATCAAAGAAAGCCACGTGTAATTCCCACGGACAGGATTCTTCATATTTCCTTGGATGGCAAGAATATGAAAAGAACccatatcatgaaactaagaatCCATCCGGAATTATTCAAATGGGTCTTGCAGAGAATCAGTTGTCTTTCGACCTTCTTGAATCATGGTTAGAGAAGAATCCAGATGCATCGTCACTTAAGAGAAATGGTGAATCCATTTTCAGAGAATTAGCTCTGTTTCAAGATTACAATGGATTACCAGCATTTAAAAAT GCAATGGTGGATTTCTTAGCTGAAATACGAGGAAACAAAGTACACTTTGATACGAGAAACTTAGTTCTTACAGCTGGTGCAACTTCAGCTAACGAAACTCTTATGTTCTGTCTTGCGAATCCCGGCGAAGCTTTTCTTCTTCCAACTCCATATTATCCAGG ATTCGATAGAGATCTCAAGTGGAGAACCGGAGTAGAAATCGTTCCTATTCACTGTTCCAGCCACAACGGATTCGAAATTACTGAATCAGCACTTAAAGAAGCTTACACCACAGCACAGAAACGGAACTTGAAAGTTAAAGGAGTGTTGATTACAAACCCATCAAACCCATTGGGAAAAACCATCAGCCGAGCTGAATTAAACCGTCTTGTTACGTTTGTTGAAGCAAAGGAAATCCATCTAGTTAGTGATGAAATTTATTCCGGCACAGTTCTTGAATCAGAAGATTTTACAAGTGTTTACGAGGTTTTGATCGAAAGAAACCTTCAAAACAGCAGTGTCTGGGGAAGAACTCACATTGTTTACAGTCTTTCAAAAGACTTGGGATTACCCGGGTTTCGAGTTGGTGCGATTTACTCCAACGATGAAATCGTCGTTTCAACCGCAACAAAAATGTCGAGTTTCGGATTGATTTCTTCTCAGACTCAGTATCTTTTATCGGAAATGTTGTCCGACAAGAAGTTTACGAGCCAGTACTTGACAGAAAATCAAAAGAGACTTAAGAACAGACATGGTTTATTAGTCGAGGGACTTCAAAATGCCGGTATTGATTGTTTGAAAAGTAATGCTGGATTATTTTGCTGGGTCGATATGAGGCATCTTTTGAGTTCCAAAACATTTGAAGGCGAAATGGAACtctggaagaaaattatgtatCAAGTTGGTCTAAACATTTCTCCCGGAGCTTCTTGCCATTGCAGCGAACCAGGTTGGTTCAGATTATGTTTCGCTAATATGTCAGAAGATACTTTGCACCTCGCCATGGATCGTCTCAAGAGTTTCGTCGAATCGATGAATAACGATAAACGTCCAGTACGTAGTTCGCGAAGGAGGAGTCTAACCAGATGGGTAAGCAAATTGTCATCTTCTTACAAAACCGAATCTGAACGTTAG